The Sulfitobacter sp. S223 genome has a window encoding:
- the pyrF gene encoding orotidine-5'-phosphate decarboxylase — protein sequence MTNPLSDDRLIVALDVPNAVAGLELAAKLGDTVNFYKIGLGMLTGGGLALANELKQEQGKRIFLDMKLFDIGATVEAAVRGLTQFDIDFLTVHGDPHVVRAAKEGAGGSNLKILGVTILTSLDRSDLDAGLIRAGDLPELVVARASNAFEAGADGVIASPQEAAMIRALPEAEGKLIVTPGVRPAGADLGDQKRVATPAEAIRNGANHVVVGRPIHRAADPAAAARAIITEMSNAPTST from the coding sequence ATGACCAATCCCCTCTCTGATGACCGCCTGATTGTCGCCCTTGATGTTCCCAACGCTGTTGCCGGTCTCGAACTTGCGGCCAAGCTCGGAGACACGGTGAACTTTTACAAGATCGGGCTGGGTATGCTGACCGGTGGCGGCTTAGCCTTGGCAAACGAGCTGAAGCAGGAACAGGGCAAGCGCATCTTTCTCGACATGAAGCTGTTTGATATTGGCGCTACGGTCGAGGCAGCAGTCCGCGGACTGACGCAATTCGACATCGATTTTCTGACCGTGCACGGTGATCCGCACGTCGTACGCGCCGCCAAAGAAGGTGCCGGCGGCAGCAACTTGAAAATCCTCGGTGTGACGATCCTGACCTCACTGGACCGTTCGGACCTAGACGCGGGCCTGATCCGCGCAGGCGACCTGCCCGAACTGGTTGTCGCACGCGCCAGCAATGCCTTCGAAGCCGGGGCCGACGGCGTCATCGCCTCTCCGCAAGAGGCCGCGATGATCCGTGCGCTGCCTGAAGCTGAGGGCAAGCTCATTGTGACGCCCGGTGTTCGCCCGGCCGGAGCCGATCTGGGTGACCAAAAGCGCGTTGCAACACCCGCTGAAGCAATCCGCAACGGCGCGAACCATGTGGTGGTTGGCCGACCAATTCATCGCGCCGCAGACCCCGCCGCTGCGGCCCGCGCCATCATCACCGAGATGTCAAATGCACCAACTTCAACTTAA
- the ykgO gene encoding type B 50S ribosomal protein L36, whose translation MKVRNSLRSLKNRHRDCRVVRRKGRVYVINKTQKRFKARQG comes from the coding sequence ATGAAAGTTCGCAATTCGCTCCGCTCGCTTAAAAACCGGCACCGCGACTGCCGTGTTGTGCGTCGCAAAGGCCGCGTTTACGTGATCAACAAAACCCAGAAGCGCTTTAAAGCCCGTCAGGGTTGA
- the yghU gene encoding glutathione-dependent disulfide-bond oxidoreductase, which produces MAEYTPPKVWTWDSESGGKFASINRPIAGATHDKTLEIGKHPMQLYSLATPNGVKVTILLEELLAAGHSGAEYDAWLINIGEADQFGSDFVDINPNSKIPALMDRSGDTPQRVFESGAILLHLAEKFGAFIPKDPAQRTEMMSWLFWQMGSAPYLGGGFGHFYAYAPEKFEYPINRFAMETKRQLDVMDRHLAENEWFAGEYSIADIAIWAWYGQLVLGRLYSAAEFLDVASYENVMRWANAIDARPAVTRGRMVNRAFGDDLSMQLHERHDASDFETKTQDKIAKD; this is translated from the coding sequence ATGGCCGAATACACCCCACCAAAAGTCTGGACATGGGACAGCGAAAGCGGCGGCAAATTCGCCTCGATCAATCGCCCGATCGCAGGTGCCACCCATGACAAGACGCTTGAGATCGGCAAACACCCGATGCAGCTTTACTCTCTTGCGACACCAAATGGCGTAAAGGTCACCATTCTACTGGAAGAGCTGTTGGCCGCCGGACATTCGGGTGCAGAATATGACGCATGGCTGATCAACATCGGTGAGGCTGATCAGTTCGGCTCCGACTTTGTGGACATAAACCCGAACTCAAAGATCCCCGCGCTGATGGATCGCTCTGGTGACACACCACAACGCGTCTTCGAAAGCGGCGCGATCCTGCTGCATCTGGCGGAAAAATTCGGCGCGTTCATTCCAAAGGACCCTGCCCAGCGGACAGAGATGATGAGCTGGCTATTCTGGCAGATGGGTTCTGCCCCCTATCTTGGCGGCGGTTTTGGCCACTTCTATGCTTATGCACCCGAGAAATTTGAATATCCGATCAACCGCTTTGCAATGGAAACCAAGCGCCAGCTAGATGTGATGGACAGGCATCTGGCAGAGAATGAATGGTTTGCTGGGGAATACTCGATTGCGGATATCGCGATCTGGGCTTGGTACGGTCAGTTGGTTCTTGGCCGTCTTTATTCAGCGGCTGAATTCCTTGACGTGGCCAGCTACGAAAACGTCATGCGGTGGGCCAACGCGATTGATGCTCGGCCTGCTGTTACACGGGGCCGAATGGTCAATCGCGCGTTCGGCGACGACCTGTCTATGCAATTGCATGAGCGTCACGATGCCAGCGATTTCGAGACCAAGACCCAAGACAAGATCGCTAAAGACTGA
- a CDS encoding DNA polymerase IV, with protein MPALCRDCLTRFEDARRCPSCASPRVTRHPELWDLSIAHMDCDAFYASVEKRDDPSLEGKPVIIGGGQRGVVSTACYVARIRGVRSAMPMFQALKLCPEAVVIRPRMEEYVKASRAIRAMMEELTPAIEPLSLDEAFLDMSGTARLHGAPPAVMLAHLVRRMKTELGLTGSIGLSHNKFLAKVASDFDKPHGFSVIGKKETQAFLRDKPVRMIWGVGAAAQASLEKAGIRTFSDLLRWEQADLVARFGGMGERLYHLARGQDRRRVSSHAPMKSISNETTFGEDTSDPDLLDGHIWRMAEKVADRAKAKNLAGRVVTLKLKRADHTLLSRRISLSDPTQLADRIYRTASGMFDQVKEKGPYRLLGCGLSDLSDAADADKLGDLLDPDAGRRSKAERATDAIRDRFGARAIVKGRTLR; from the coding sequence ATGCCAGCCCTTTGCCGCGATTGCCTGACCCGATTTGAAGACGCCCGCAGGTGTCCGTCATGCGCCAGTCCGCGCGTGACGCGCCACCCTGAGCTGTGGGATCTAAGCATCGCCCACATGGATTGCGATGCCTTTTATGCCTCAGTTGAAAAACGCGATGATCCCTCGCTTGAAGGTAAGCCGGTCATCATCGGTGGAGGACAGCGCGGCGTTGTCTCGACGGCTTGCTATGTCGCCCGCATCCGCGGCGTCCGTTCAGCCATGCCGATGTTTCAAGCACTCAAACTTTGCCCAGAAGCTGTCGTGATCAGGCCGCGCATGGAGGAGTACGTCAAAGCCTCCCGTGCGATCCGCGCCATGATGGAAGAGCTTACTCCGGCAATCGAACCCTTGTCGCTGGATGAAGCGTTTCTGGATATGAGCGGTACCGCCCGACTACACGGTGCGCCGCCAGCCGTCATGCTTGCGCACCTCGTGCGCCGCATGAAAACCGAACTGGGGCTGACAGGCTCTATCGGGCTGAGCCACAATAAATTTCTGGCCAAAGTCGCATCCGATTTCGACAAACCACACGGGTTTTCCGTGATAGGTAAGAAAGAGACGCAGGCATTTTTGCGCGACAAACCCGTGCGCATGATCTGGGGTGTGGGTGCCGCGGCACAGGCATCACTGGAAAAGGCGGGCATTCGCACGTTTTCTGATCTGCTGCGCTGGGAGCAGGCTGATCTGGTCGCGCGTTTCGGTGGCATGGGTGAACGCCTGTACCACCTTGCGCGCGGTCAGGATCGCAGACGCGTCTCATCCCATGCGCCGATGAAATCCATTTCGAATGAAACAACCTTTGGCGAAGACACGTCTGATCCGGACTTACTGGACGGTCATATCTGGCGAATGGCTGAGAAAGTCGCAGACCGCGCCAAGGCGAAGAATCTCGCTGGTCGCGTGGTTACGCTCAAGCTCAAGCGCGCAGATCACACATTACTGTCGCGGCGCATATCCCTCAGCGACCCGACCCAGCTTGCCGATCGGATTTACCGCACGGCAAGCGGCATGTTCGATCAAGTGAAAGAAAAAGGGCCCTACAGGTTGCTTGGGTGCGGATTGTCGGACCTGAGCGATGCAGCGGATGCCGACAAGCTCGGAGATCTCCTTGATCCTGATGCAGGCCGCCGCTCAAAGGCTGAGCGCGCCACAGATGCCATCCGCGACCGGTTTGGTGCGCGCGCGATAGTCAAAGGCAGAACGCTGCGCTAG
- a CDS encoding N-formylglutamate amidohydrolase, which produces MPASAFDVLLPARPASCVVFASPHSGRDYSWSFLRKTVLNEHAIRSSEDAFVDKLFECAAEYGAAFIKAGAPRAYVDLNRARDELDPALIEGVRRIGHNPRVSSGLGVIPRVVANGRAIYRGKMSMEEAQERIERYWVPYHNRLQALLDSAHAHHGQTVLIDCHSMPHEAMDGVTRAGIRRPDVVLGDRFGAAASGDVVDRIEAAFAAAGFVVTRNAPFAGAYITQAFGRPAKGQHAVQVEIDRSLYMNEQLIRPNGDFEAVQTALRGVIRQVAAIGEGRVPLAAE; this is translated from the coding sequence ATGCCTGCTTCTGCTTTTGATGTTTTGCTGCCTGCGAGGCCTGCTTCATGTGTTGTATTTGCCTCACCACATTCCGGGCGAGACTATAGCTGGTCGTTCCTGCGCAAGACGGTTTTGAACGAACATGCGATCCGTTCTTCCGAAGACGCCTTCGTGGATAAGTTGTTCGAATGCGCGGCAGAGTACGGTGCGGCCTTCATCAAAGCTGGTGCTCCGCGGGCCTATGTTGACCTGAATCGCGCGCGTGACGAGCTTGATCCCGCATTGATCGAAGGCGTGCGGCGCATCGGACATAATCCGCGCGTGTCATCCGGTCTGGGGGTCATACCGCGCGTTGTGGCCAACGGAAGGGCAATTTACCGTGGAAAAATGAGCATGGAAGAGGCGCAAGAGCGGATCGAGCGCTACTGGGTGCCTTACCATAACCGGTTGCAGGCGCTGTTGGACTCGGCCCATGCCCATCATGGCCAGACGGTTCTGATTGATTGCCATTCTATGCCGCATGAGGCGATGGATGGCGTAACCCGAGCAGGCATCCGCCGCCCTGACGTTGTGCTGGGCGACCGCTTTGGTGCCGCAGCGAGCGGTGATGTCGTGGACCGGATTGAAGCTGCCTTTGCGGCGGCCGGCTTTGTTGTGACGCGCAATGCGCCATTCGCGGGCGCCTATATCACTCAGGCTTTCGGGCGGCCTGCAAAGGGGCAACATGCTGTTCAGGTGGAAATCGACCGCTCGTTATACATGAACGAGCAGTTGATCCGGCCCAATGGTGATTTCGAAGCTGTTCAGACCGCGCTGCGCGGTGTGATTCGGCAGGTCGCAGCCATTGGCGAAGGCCGCGTTCCGCTGGCTGCCGAATGA
- a CDS encoding NUDIX hydrolase, whose amino-acid sequence MQFDIEPYDGAPFAGAKLALYLGDELAVILRDATPGLIYADHWDLPGGGREGAETPLQCALRECQEELGLYVPQDAICWGRSFSEGPLVKWFYVGYLPQSSQSDVIFGDEGQVWQMMREETFITHPKAVPSFQARLSIWAATRDAAHENK is encoded by the coding sequence ATGCAATTCGACATTGAGCCATATGACGGGGCGCCGTTCGCAGGGGCCAAGCTTGCGCTATATCTTGGGGATGAATTGGCGGTGATCTTACGCGATGCGACGCCCGGCCTGATTTACGCCGATCATTGGGATTTGCCCGGTGGAGGCCGCGAGGGCGCTGAGACACCGCTTCAGTGTGCCTTACGAGAATGTCAGGAGGAGCTTGGGCTATACGTCCCGCAGGATGCTATTTGTTGGGGGCGATCGTTCAGCGAAGGCCCATTGGTCAAGTGGTTTTATGTTGGGTATTTGCCACAATCGTCACAGTCAGATGTGATTTTCGGGGATGAAGGCCAAGTCTGGCAAATGATGCGCGAAGAGACATTTATCACCCATCCGAAAGCCGTTCCATCGTTTCAGGCACGACTTTCGATCTGGGCCGCGACACGCGACGCGGCCCATGAAAATAAATAA